The window ACATCCAAGCACTGCTCCACCATTCTCTCCTGTCCCTCTTTGCTGAGTCCCGCCGCCACCAGCAGCGGCAGCagctctctctcttcctcctcaaaATGTTCCTTGCAATTCTCCTAACAATCCATAATTCAAGGCAAAGAGTTAGAAATTAAGAATTGGAATAAACCCAATAATCACAACAACGCTCCAAACAacccaaccaaccaaccatTCAGTGCCTTGAAATCTTAGATTTCTGCACCCATACGCATGCTTCCTACTATACTAGTGCTCGAGGCCGCTGGGCCACAATCACACTCGATTGCCAACCCATAATTCAAAATTGGTGGGACACTgagaccttctaaaattcccGTGGAAGTGTGGATTATAAGTTATATATGGGATTGAAACGAACCTGTAAAGTTTTGAGTCGGTTGAACAGATCAAACATGGCTTCTTGGTATACAAGGCTCCCTGCCTCCAGCACTCCAATGGACTTGATGGCCTCTTTAATGCCGTTCATTATGGGTAAATCCCTCGCATGTTCCTCGTTAGCATCTGCAGACAGACCTGCGCCAATGTCGAGGTCGAACGAACGGGTCGTTattgggtgtttttttatttttttaatttttttttaattttttatgataaGGTGTGACGCGAGACAACATAACAAACAAAGTTAAACATCCAGTTACCTCGATCAGCCCTCTCCAAGACTGGGAAGATGACCTTTTCCTCCATCTGAGCGTGCTCCAGCATCACCTCCCGTAGATGCGAATAGCATCTCCCGAATTTCCTCACCTCCATTCGCAGGTTCCTCATCGATGATCCAACGCTGGATGACGCCCCGCGTGTACAGAGATCTTCAGCACAACTCACGAGCTTTTCGAGATGCCACGTGATGCTCTTGTGTTGCAGAGTTACCGCCAAAACAATCGATTGCAACGATTGGTTCTGCAAGTATGACGAATCTGAAAGTCCTGAACCAATTCCGCGAAGCAGCGGTGGGTTGGGGAACTTGGCGTCGATGTAACAGAGGAGCGTGTCATTAGATCCCGATACGGTATCAGAACCGCATTTCAGAATGGGCGAGTCGGAGGAGCACAGATTAATGTGTTCGGAAGGAAGGAATTGCAGGGGAACGGCTTTGAAGAGAAGCGCAATCCGAATGTAGGAGGTTCGGATTCCCGACGGCGAACCGTACAACCTCAGTATGGGACAGCTTCCGACATAGTCGGATGGTGCGATTTCTGCGGATAATTTCTTCGGTTTCGGAAGACAACCTCCCATCGTCGGAACCGCAGTGATGGAGATCTGAAACAGAAGCGAGCTCAACCTGCAACCGAGAAGGGAGGGGGGAAATCCATAGAAAGAGAGTTCAATTTTAAAGcaatagagaagaaaaggatTGGAGAAAAAAGGCCAACCGAAGACGATAGAATGCAAAAATGGCGCACAAAAGCGGAGAAACAGAAATTAGGCGAACTTTGATTAGGATCATGAAGAATCTTAAACGTTAAAAGAAAGATAATCGATCAGAAGGATTTTATATGATACAAACCTTAATTGAAAATACAAATCAGCAGCACCTGCAGATCTCTCCTTAGTCCTAAGAGTAGGCGAGGCAGGTAAGAATCTTAAGTCGCCGTTATCGATTAAGGCAAGAGTTAGGGTTCTAGATGCCCATGCAAACATCGAACCATGAGTGTCTTTGAAGAAAACATAATTGTAGAAGAGAAactgcagaaaagaatggagtAAAAAAGTATACCTAATGCTTAGCCTGCAAGACGTCCCAATCCTCAAAACTGAAAAGGAAATCAGTTTTACCAAAACTCCTCACAGAAACAgagaaaggaaacaaataagAACGAAGCGAACGATCGGTCTCTGGTTCCCCAaatttcaaagttcaaattgAGCTgcgctctccctctctctgctTGTCTTCACTTCAGTCGTCGTGTAGTCATGGACGACGAATTGTGTGATGGACAAACCACAGATCGATTTCTTACAAAATTGAATCCGAAATTCACAGTTGGCTGTGAAGCTGTGTGATTCATTATTTGAATCACTCCAGTCTAGTAACCCCTGGCGCTCCATAACAGCGTTGCTATCTGCCACCTCACCAGCCTAAGATATCGTTGATAGATACCATATTAACAGGGACAGTTACAAATTTACCATGTTGCCACTAACATAGTAACATGACgaggaatttttatctcctccaattctggCACCTTCCAATTCCCATTtcagctcccatgtgagggattggaggggaATTGCAAGGTGTcagaattgaaggtgataatgGTCCGATGCGGTGAGGTATGCTGCTTGACAAGGAGCAAACCGTTTGATTAGTATCATAGTTATACTTGTTAGTATAGGTTTGTAAATCGATCCTAATTTGACGTTCAAAATGCGccgcgcccccccccccccctcttcccccaCATGGAATGAGCTGCTCCTTGCCTTTTTATCTTGAATTTTCAAAAGACAATATTTATGGCGTTTTAAGAGCTCCATAGCGCACACCCATGTGTCAAGCCCTTGCGTATAGTCAAAGACGGTTCCTGCTAATGAATGCTTAATGGTGTTGCCAACGGTAACCAGTATTAAATCCacacctttttctctcttcttattaTGGAAACGTGATTTGGATCACCCGCGATTAAGCTGATTAGCTGGtaacaaggttttaa is drawn from Telopea speciosissima isolate NSW1024214 ecotype Mountain lineage chromosome 1, Tspe_v1, whole genome shotgun sequence and contains these coding sequences:
- the LOC122645009 gene encoding uncharacterized protein LOC122645009, with product MGGCLPKPKKLSAEIAPSDYVGSCPILRLYGSPSGIRTSYIRIALLFKAVPLQFLPSEHINLCSSDSPILKCGSDTVSGSNDTLLCYIDAKFPNPPLLRGIGSGLSDSSYLQNQSLQSIVLAVTLQHKSITWHLEKLVSCAEDLCTRGASSSVGSSMRNLRMEVRKFGRCYSHLREVMLEHAQMEEKVIFPVLERADRGLSADANEEHARDLPIMNGIKEAIKSIGVLEAGSLVYQEAMFDLFNRLKTLQENCKEHFEEEERELLPLLVAAGLSKEGQERMVEQCLDVMEGTHSRLFKFLMEGLLPKDAMHYLDILIRNLDKERASTILLNLMNAWNESTASTPQNPIEGC